A stretch of Pseudomonas sp. FeN3W DNA encodes these proteins:
- a CDS encoding CDP-alcohol phosphatidyltransferase family protein: MEDNRRPIKSRSQSWAIQLTAYLIRRNITPNQISVASIGFAALASICMTLSTGFMASVLAIAFVQMRLVCNLLDGMVAIEGGKSSAAGSLYNEFPDRIADTLLIVSLGYAVALPELGWFAALAAALTAYVRVFGGSVGLKQAFTGPMAKQHRMAALTVGLGINLVEAVFWGTHNALVIALGVIALGSALTCITRTLDIARELKESQ; encoded by the coding sequence ATGGAAGACAATCGCAGGCCCATCAAGTCACGCTCGCAGAGCTGGGCGATCCAGCTGACAGCCTATCTGATCAGGAGAAACATAACGCCAAATCAGATCTCGGTTGCCAGCATTGGCTTTGCGGCTCTGGCGTCGATCTGCATGACCCTTTCGACCGGATTCATGGCTTCGGTACTGGCAATTGCATTTGTGCAGATGCGCTTGGTATGCAATCTTCTCGACGGCATGGTGGCCATCGAAGGCGGGAAAAGCTCTGCGGCGGGCAGCCTTTACAATGAATTCCCAGACCGAATTGCAGACACTCTTTTGATTGTTTCATTGGGCTATGCGGTTGCTCTTCCAGAGCTTGGCTGGTTTGCGGCACTGGCGGCTGCATTGACCGCCTACGTGCGTGTATTTGGTGGATCCGTTGGACTCAAACAGGCGTTTACGGGCCCGATGGCCAAGCAGCATCGTATGGCGGCACTGACAGTTGGTCTTGGAATCAACCTGGTGGAAGCCGTGTTTTGGGGAACACATAACGCACTGGTAATCGCACTCGGTGTTATTGCCCTTGGTTCGGCACTGACCTGCATAACGCGTACGCTCGATATTGCGCGTGAGCTTAAGGAGTCTCAGTGA
- a CDS encoding lysophospholipid acyltransferase family protein, translating to MWISTLLIQLLKLLLGASARFESNPEFSGQRIYFANHTSHIDTLAIMAALPKEARIKTKPVAAADYWGKNRFLHYIATRGLNGVLIERKPGEGVDPLEPVRRVLEEGSSVIIFPEGTRSFQALPGDFKSGLYRLHKAFPDAQLVPVYLDNLYRSMPKGKHVPLPIICTIRVGDPIAIIENEDKDQFLIRAREAVVRLSK from the coding sequence ATGTGGATCTCGACGTTACTGATACAGCTATTGAAGTTACTGCTTGGCGCCAGTGCACGGTTTGAGAGCAATCCCGAATTCTCAGGCCAGCGGATTTACTTTGCCAATCACACCAGTCATATCGACACGCTGGCGATTATGGCCGCACTTCCAAAAGAAGCGCGCATAAAGACCAAGCCTGTGGCCGCTGCCGACTACTGGGGTAAGAACAGATTTCTGCATTACATCGCAACGCGTGGCCTTAATGGTGTGCTCATCGAGCGCAAGCCAGGGGAGGGTGTAGACCCGCTTGAGCCTGTTCGCAGAGTATTGGAGGAGGGGAGCTCAGTCATTATTTTCCCTGAGGGGACGCGCTCATTTCAGGCCTTACCAGGAGATTTCAAATCGGGACTCTATCGGCTGCACAAGGCGTTTCCTGACGCGCAGTTGGTGCCTGTATATCTGGATAACCTCTATCGCTCGATGCCAAAGGGCAAGCATGTGCCACTGCCCATCATTTGTACGATCAGGGTTGGTGATCCAATCGCAATCATTGAGAACGAAGACAAAGATCAGTTTTTGATCAGGGCGCGTGAAGCGGTAGTGAGGCTTTCAAAGTGA
- a CDS encoding phosphatidate cytidylyltransferase — MTCVVSLLALATVIGLVLKRVTKTESGMVTVENLNLRINAWWSMIAIFSASYLLGGTATVVLFAFISLFALREFITLTPTRLGDHNALFAAFFILIPLQYFFIGTHWYSMVTLLIPVYAFLFLPSIAVLSHDTDAFLERAAKIQWGVMITVYCISHAPALLILDLKGFEGQNALLLFYLIFVVQISDVLQYVFGKLFGKRKVAPIVSPSKTVEGLIGGGLTATLVGGCMYWLTPFSFYQSLVMSFVIVAMGFLGGLTLSAIKRSLSAKDWGTMIKGHGGMLDRMDSVCFAAPVFFHLTRYFFSA, encoded by the coding sequence ATGACCTGTGTTGTTTCGCTGCTGGCGCTGGCAACTGTGATTGGGCTGGTGCTCAAGAGGGTGACCAAGACTGAATCTGGCATGGTTACGGTTGAAAATCTCAATCTCAGGATCAATGCCTGGTGGTCGATGATCGCCATTTTTTCGGCCTCATACCTGCTGGGCGGTACGGCAACAGTCGTGTTATTTGCCTTCATTTCGCTTTTTGCGTTGCGCGAATTCATCACCCTAACCCCCACGCGGCTGGGCGATCATAATGCCTTGTTTGCTGCCTTCTTTATCCTAATTCCATTGCAGTACTTTTTCATCGGTACGCACTGGTATTCCATGGTCACCCTGCTGATTCCGGTGTACGCCTTCCTGTTTCTTCCGTCGATAGCGGTATTGTCTCATGATACCGATGCCTTTCTGGAGCGGGCCGCCAAGATCCAATGGGGTGTGATGATCACGGTCTACTGCATCAGCCATGCACCAGCCCTTCTGATACTCGATCTAAAGGGATTTGAAGGACAGAACGCGCTTTTACTGTTCTATCTGATCTTCGTGGTACAGATTAGTGATGTCTTGCAGTATGTTTTCGGCAAGCTGTTTGGTAAGCGCAAGGTAGCGCCAATTGTCAGCCCCTCCAAGACGGTTGAGGGTTTGATTGGTGGAGGCCTCACGGCAACCCTGGTGGGTGGCTGCATGTATTGGCTAACACCATTTAGTTTTTACCAGTCTCTTGTCATGTCATTTGTGATTGTCGCAATGGGTTTCCTGGGCGGTCTTACCTTGTCAGCCATCAAGCGGAGCCTGAGTGCAAAGGATTGGGGAACCATGATCAAAGGGCATGGCGGCATGCTGGATCGGATGGACTCTGTGTGCTTTGCAGCGCCTGTGTTCTTCCACTTGACCCGCTACTTTTTCTCGGCATGA
- a CDS encoding DUF4262 domain-containing protein, translating to MIEKNIDQYGIALQYVFPTEEDPGPAFLYTIGMTNIGAPELIVFGLDPHMMMPILNQIFDEIRKGFRPKKAEVIADLMSVPLLLHPVSREAISEFGVQCLEYYKHKGISPKFCQVLWPDTDGKYPHEKGFQEHMRQHQPYIGTPPTLKLTDQSEISTGNRLH from the coding sequence ATGATCGAGAAAAATATCGATCAATACGGCATTGCCCTCCAGTATGTATTTCCAACTGAAGAAGATCCTGGGCCTGCTTTCTTGTATACCATCGGTATGACAAACATAGGTGCTCCAGAGCTCATCGTGTTCGGATTGGATCCGCACATGATGATGCCAATTTTGAACCAGATCTTCGACGAAATACGAAAGGGTTTCAGGCCGAAAAAGGCTGAAGTCATTGCAGACCTGATGAGCGTTCCATTGCTACTGCATCCTGTATCCAGGGAGGCCATCAGTGAATTTGGTGTTCAATGCCTGGAATACTATAAGCACAAAGGTATTTCGCCAAAATTCTGCCAGGTGCTGTGGCCTGACACGGATGGGAAGTATCCTCATGAGAAAGGTTTTCAGGAGCACATGAGGCAGCACCAGCCTTATATCGGGACACCGCCCACCCTCAAGCTGACTGATCAATCGGAGATCAGCACCGGTAATCGACTTCATTGA
- a CDS encoding RNA 2'-phosphotransferase codes for MRKVSVGDSKFMSFVLRHKPEAIGLHLSQEGWASIDDLIECAGQNGHSLTREMIDQIVATSDKKRFSLSACGRNIRASQGHTAKAVKIEFECLAPPEILFHGNASRFLDSIMDKGLVSGARHHVHLSELEATAIEVGMRYGKPVVLVVQARKMQDAGIQFYRSENGVWLTETVPSAFIHVKNHDVENQIISSQSPEP; via the coding sequence ATGAGAAAGGTAAGTGTAGGCGATAGCAAGTTCATGAGCTTCGTGCTTCGGCATAAGCCAGAAGCCATAGGATTGCACCTGAGTCAGGAAGGATGGGCTTCCATTGATGACCTTATCGAATGTGCAGGTCAGAATGGCCACTCTCTTACGCGAGAGATGATTGATCAGATCGTCGCCACATCTGACAAAAAGAGATTCAGCCTATCGGCGTGCGGGCGCAATATTCGCGCTTCCCAGGGGCACACAGCCAAGGCTGTCAAGATTGAGTTTGAATGCCTGGCGCCTCCTGAGATACTCTTCCATGGAAACGCTAGCAGATTTCTGGATTCAATCATGGATAAGGGCTTGGTTTCAGGCGCACGACACCATGTCCACCTCTCAGAGCTTGAAGCTACAGCGATAGAGGTCGGCATGCGGTATGGAAAACCCGTCGTTCTGGTAGTGCAGGCGCGCAAGATGCAAGATGCAGGCATTCAGTTCTACCGATCCGAAAATGGAGTATGGTTAACGGAAACGGTGCCTAGCGCGTTTATCCACGTAAAAAATCATGACGTAGAAAATCAAATAATTTCATCACAAAGCCCAGAACCATGA
- a CDS encoding WGR domain-containing protein — protein sequence MSALVRSEMLVKTNVDDNNNKFWKVEQFDNHTVQVTNGRVGSNGQLQPLKSFASEIQASRFLQSKMNSKLRDGYQLFKGIQTDAGKSSMSRMALEMAASEQIRTKDLDVVSDLVKRLVKANVHSILSSTDLKYDEDTGLFQTPLGIVTLESLSEARQLLTELGKSIEKGDFDSAPVKTNLASYLMLIPQKVGRKLAVRDVLPDMEAIQKQNSLLDDLEASVGQVEELQKNKVEEKAVEVPQIFNCEINVLRDKKVLKWIDEFFASTASTRHASFGYKIKCVYEVTIDEMQKAYDSEGKKLGNVMRLWHGTRPGNILSILKSGLIIPRSNAPHVCGRMFGDGLYCSDQSTKSLNYATGWWAGAKENQCFMFLADVAMGKVHVPRGPSQNLPAPGTDSTFAKANISSVMNNEMIVYKTNQATVRYLVEFEM from the coding sequence ATGAGCGCTCTCGTACGCAGTGAGATGTTGGTAAAAACCAACGTAGATGACAACAACAACAAGTTCTGGAAAGTCGAGCAATTTGATAACCACACCGTCCAGGTTACCAACGGGCGTGTAGGATCCAATGGTCAATTACAGCCATTGAAATCATTCGCCAGTGAAATTCAGGCGTCACGCTTTTTGCAGAGCAAGATGAATTCGAAGCTTCGCGATGGTTATCAGTTGTTCAAGGGTATTCAGACTGATGCGGGCAAATCCAGCATGAGCCGCATGGCCCTAGAAATGGCAGCTTCTGAGCAGATTCGAACCAAGGATCTTGACGTGGTCTCTGACCTTGTCAAGCGCCTGGTAAAGGCCAACGTTCATTCTATTTTGAGCAGCACGGATCTCAAATACGACGAAGACACCGGTCTTTTCCAGACGCCCCTGGGCATTGTCACCCTGGAGAGCCTATCCGAAGCGCGTCAGCTTTTGACTGAGCTTGGCAAGAGCATTGAAAAAGGTGATTTTGATAGCGCGCCGGTAAAGACCAATCTGGCTTCCTACCTGATGCTGATTCCGCAGAAGGTTGGCAGAAAGCTTGCGGTGCGTGATGTGCTGCCAGACATGGAAGCCATTCAAAAGCAGAACAGCTTGCTGGATGATCTGGAGGCTTCGGTTGGCCAGGTTGAAGAGCTGCAAAAGAACAAGGTCGAAGAGAAGGCCGTTGAAGTTCCGCAGATCTTTAATTGCGAGATCAATGTTCTCCGGGACAAGAAAGTCCTTAAATGGATTGATGAGTTCTTTGCGTCCACTGCCTCCACACGACATGCTTCTTTTGGGTACAAAATCAAGTGCGTGTATGAAGTGACCATCGATGAGATGCAAAAGGCTTACGACAGTGAAGGCAAGAAGCTTGGCAACGTGATGCGCCTATGGCACGGAACTCGACCAGGCAACATCCTTTCGATCCTGAAATCTGGCTTGATTATCCCGCGCAGTAACGCGCCACACGTGTGCGGTAGAATGTTCGGCGACGGTCTCTATTGCTCCGATCAGTCGACAAAATCGTTGAACTACGCAACAGGATGGTGGGCTGGCGCCAAGGAAAATCAGTGCTTCATGTTCCTGGCGGATGTCGCCATGGGCAAGGTTCATGTGCCGCGAGGCCCTTCTCAGAACCTGCCTGCACCGGGGACTGATTCAACCTTCGCCAAGGCCAACATCTCATCGGTCATGAACAACGAGATGATCGTTTACAAGACCAATCAGGCGACCGTGCGGTATTTGGTTGAGTTTGAGATGTAG
- a CDS encoding ATP-grasp domain-containing protein: protein MTTPVIWFNDGLSVMAEAIQALRSENNTISKIIVSHKNPYFVGFDMADTFVVENVFDSSKAYADWALSFAKEHGVTHFFVGRHGLEISRRKQLFEEAGVALLYTLTPDQWNDIDDKAAFYNRLNDAGHCFMLPHWRIWRDSYRGSGLRPLIEEIVSVPSTPARQACVKPVRGIFGQGFFLFNEEPDASQQLFFPEEKVISPSTFGSLAYTASAKEGKERDWMIMEYLPGPEYSVDTLAYEGELVTFVARQKSDVPAEGQQIVGDADIVEQLRILAQEFKLSGVFNAQFRRDVNGDLRVLEINPRFSGGMGMSLKAGVNLPFWWLQLVMTEGRCIKDIPQANIGMRVYSWHTAVQITDHSQATQGCHKDMQ, encoded by the coding sequence GTGACCACACCCGTAATTTGGTTCAATGACGGCCTTTCCGTCATGGCAGAAGCCATCCAGGCGCTTCGCAGTGAGAACAACACGATTTCTAAAATTATCGTGTCTCACAAGAACCCGTATTTTGTCGGCTTTGATATGGCCGACACCTTCGTTGTTGAAAATGTGTTCGATAGCAGCAAAGCCTATGCTGACTGGGCTCTGTCGTTTGCAAAAGAGCATGGCGTTACGCATTTCTTCGTCGGTCGTCATGGCCTTGAGATCTCGCGCCGCAAGCAGCTATTTGAAGAGGCAGGGGTTGCACTTCTTTACACCCTGACACCCGATCAGTGGAATGACATCGACGACAAAGCCGCTTTTTACAATCGGCTCAATGACGCCGGGCATTGCTTCATGCTGCCGCACTGGCGAATCTGGCGTGACAGCTATCGCGGCAGCGGACTGCGGCCTCTGATCGAAGAAATTGTGAGCGTGCCATCCACGCCTGCACGTCAAGCCTGCGTTAAGCCTGTGCGCGGCATCTTTGGGCAGGGTTTCTTCTTGTTTAACGAGGAACCTGACGCATCACAGCAACTGTTCTTCCCTGAAGAAAAGGTCATTTCACCGAGCACCTTTGGCTCGCTGGCTTACACAGCCTCCGCCAAAGAGGGCAAAGAGCGCGACTGGATGATCATGGAGTATCTGCCAGGCCCTGAGTATTCGGTCGACACGCTAGCCTATGAGGGTGAGCTTGTGACCTTCGTGGCGCGCCAGAAAAGCGATGTACCAGCCGAAGGTCAGCAGATCGTAGGTGACGCGGATATCGTCGAGCAACTGCGCATCCTGGCGCAAGAGTTCAAGTTGTCTGGCGTATTCAATGCTCAATTCCGCCGCGATGTGAATGGCGACCTGAGAGTGCTTGAAATCAATCCTCGTTTCTCAGGCGGAATGGGCATGAGCCTGAAAGCCGGGGTCAACCTGCCATTTTGGTGGCTTCAACTTGTGATGACCGAGGGTCGGTGCATCAAGGATATCCCGCAGGCCAACATCGGTATGCGCGTGTACTCCTGGCACACCGCTGTTCAAATCACAGACCACTCTCAAGCAACCCAGGGTTGCCATAAGGACATGCAATGA
- a CDS encoding phosphoribosyltransferase domain-containing protein, which produces MTAMTTERHAFELPTGQLNIEVHEQNWPFDKCMGVGARQNPKRGFLFVSKLLGKHIPVAPSAMREAHHELAAKVMPMLDHEPTLFVAMAETATGLGHGVYEAALEQGGDNHPWIFCTTTRYRIEGHERIDFTEDHSHATDQWLHMPKTDVALENIRTLVLVDDEISTGKTMLNLESSLKAKLPSLEKVLWVTLTCLANETARPCAYLLKGRFDFVAGILGKMPGNAVGNEKDVTAKLSTNWGRVGVQGKVTLGQACMGTLIRHAMASPSPKPVLVLGQGEFMHAAYRVGEMLEQLDVDCKVQSTTRSPIMVYGAIGCALSVPDPMGTEVNHYVYNLNPEEYSHIFVVAETQNSPESRALAHQLGNASVLAVDF; this is translated from the coding sequence ATGACAGCCATGACAACTGAGCGCCATGCTTTCGAGCTGCCTACTGGACAGCTCAATATCGAGGTGCACGAGCAGAACTGGCCGTTCGACAAGTGCATGGGCGTAGGCGCTCGTCAAAACCCAAAAAGAGGTTTTTTGTTTGTCAGCAAATTGCTTGGCAAGCATATCCCCGTTGCCCCAAGCGCGATGCGCGAAGCCCATCATGAATTGGCGGCCAAGGTCATGCCCATGCTCGATCACGAACCGACGCTGTTCGTGGCGATGGCTGAGACAGCCACGGGCCTGGGGCACGGTGTTTACGAGGCGGCGCTGGAGCAGGGTGGAGACAATCATCCTTGGATCTTCTGCACGACAACCCGATACCGCATTGAGGGCCATGAGCGAATCGATTTTACCGAGGATCATTCGCACGCCACAGATCAATGGCTTCACATGCCAAAAACCGATGTTGCGCTTGAAAATATTCGGACGCTGGTATTGGTTGACGATGAAATTTCAACCGGCAAAACCATGCTTAACCTGGAGAGTAGCCTCAAGGCAAAGCTGCCTTCGCTCGAAAAAGTGCTATGGGTAACCCTGACCTGCCTGGCAAATGAAACGGCGCGGCCATGCGCGTATTTGCTGAAAGGCCGCTTCGATTTTGTTGCGGGAATCCTGGGGAAGATGCCTGGCAATGCAGTGGGCAATGAAAAGGATGTGACGGCCAAGCTGTCAACGAATTGGGGGCGCGTAGGCGTGCAAGGCAAGGTCACGCTCGGACAGGCCTGCATGGGCACACTGATCCGCCACGCAATGGCTTCGCCCAGTCCTAAACCTGTTCTGGTCTTGGGGCAGGGCGAGTTCATGCACGCCGCCTACCGTGTGGGAGAGATGCTTGAGCAATTGGACGTCGACTGCAAGGTTCAGTCAACCACTCGCTCGCCAATCATGGTGTACGGAGCAATCGGCTGTGCGCTAAGCGTACCCGACCCGATGGGGACAGAGGTCAATCATTACGTGTACAACCTCAATCCTGAGGAATACAGCCATATTTTCGTGGTTGCAGAGACTCAAAACAGCCCTGAGAGCCGGGCATTGGCGCATCAGTTGGGTAATGCTTCAGTACTGGCCGTTGATTTTTAA
- a CDS encoding tellurite-like stress resistance cysteine protease StiP — protein MDERAMLSHSFQNTDVTVLLHEVDPVFSSVEEKEKLIQSGTHYSRLLSKESAPKAAYLKLFDDQVERFGAELAAHLVSLAGIIASKRRNPVLVSLVRAGTPIGVVLKRILNDYGYEAPHFSVSIVRDRGLDMAAIEHILSLGHAAEDIVFVDGWTGKGVIRNELSRSLRGADPRFRDIKDELYVVGDIAGVADYAATRKDTLIASCLLNAPVSGLISRSVTRDDAGLLQHGAAYLSELADVDRSLSFVNRLHVLSHQVMLAGSLIEHGHLALAQANSATDAAELMKALLVRIREQFGITDNNMIKPGIGESSRVLLRRVPDRLLVSSLSLPSVQHLIVLANERSIPVQVVEDMPISALAIIKDVSHE, from the coding sequence ATGGACGAGCGCGCTATGTTGAGCCACTCCTTCCAAAACACGGATGTAACGGTTCTGCTTCATGAAGTTGATCCCGTATTCAGCTCCGTTGAGGAAAAAGAAAAACTGATCCAATCGGGCACCCATTACAGCCGCCTTCTATCGAAGGAAAGCGCACCAAAGGCTGCCTATCTGAAGCTGTTTGATGATCAGGTAGAGCGCTTTGGTGCCGAGCTTGCTGCTCATCTGGTGAGCCTTGCTGGCATCATTGCCTCTAAGCGCAGGAATCCGGTTTTGGTTTCGCTGGTGCGCGCAGGCACGCCTATTGGTGTCGTTCTCAAGCGTATCCTCAACGATTACGGCTACGAGGCGCCACACTTCTCGGTATCGATTGTCAGAGACCGTGGCCTGGACATGGCGGCTATCGAGCATATTCTGTCGCTTGGTCACGCTGCCGAAGATATTGTCTTCGTGGACGGCTGGACTGGAAAGGGCGTCATTCGAAATGAGTTGTCTCGATCCCTGCGTGGGGCTGACCCGCGTTTCCGCGATATCAAGGATGAGCTCTATGTGGTGGGCGACATTGCAGGCGTTGCCGACTATGCAGCTACCCGCAAGGACACCTTGATCGCCAGCTGTCTTCTCAACGCGCCTGTTTCCGGCCTGATCTCTCGCTCAGTTACGCGTGACGATGCAGGGTTATTGCAGCATGGGGCAGCATACCTGAGTGAGCTTGCTGATGTTGATCGGAGCCTGAGCTTCGTCAACCGACTTCATGTTCTGTCGCATCAAGTCATGCTTGCAGGCTCGTTGATTGAGCATGGCCATCTGGCTTTGGCACAAGCGAACTCTGCCACTGATGCGGCTGAGCTAATGAAGGCATTGCTGGTGCGTATTCGTGAGCAGTTTGGAATCACTGACAACAACATGATCAAACCTGGGATCGGGGAATCGAGTAGGGTTCTGCTGCGCAGAGTGCCAGATAGGCTGCTGGTATCCAGCCTTTCTTTGCCGTCTGTTCAGCACCTGATTGTTCTGGCCAATGAGCGCTCAATTCCTGTGCAGGTCGTGGAAGACATGCCGATCAGCGCCCTCGCAATTATTAAGGATGTAAGCCATGAGTGA
- a CDS encoding HpcH/HpaI aldolase/citrate lyase family protein: MSDISFRERQALSLGATLYVPATHPELLSITSSHRTAARSLVICTEDAIAEQDLEAGLEKIEQCLPTFMSLSQHGTQVFIRPRNPAVLRRLLDMPGIENAAGFVLPKFETTNIKQWAGIMTNADPLLGVMPTLESAEVFSMDAMRKLSDMLMQGSLANRVIALRIGGNDLLHCMSIRRPRGLTIYDTPLGALISQLSGLFRPQGFYLTAPVFEHFGDIEGLKQELARDKAHGLVGKTAIHPSQIAVIEQALMPTEMDIEEATAILAEDAQAVFKMNDSMCEVATHHKWAVRVLYLAQRKPIIQNLRSVA; this comes from the coding sequence ATGAGTGATATTTCATTCCGCGAGCGCCAGGCACTGTCCCTGGGCGCTACACTGTATGTGCCAGCCACTCACCCGGAGCTGCTCTCGATTACCAGTTCGCACCGCACTGCTGCGCGTTCGTTGGTGATCTGTACGGAGGACGCCATTGCTGAACAGGATCTCGAAGCAGGTCTTGAGAAAATCGAGCAGTGCCTGCCAACCTTCATGAGCCTGAGTCAGCATGGCACGCAGGTGTTCATTCGTCCTCGTAATCCGGCAGTGCTTCGGCGTTTGCTGGATATGCCTGGCATTGAAAATGCGGCAGGTTTTGTTTTGCCTAAATTCGAAACCACCAATATCAAGCAATGGGCAGGCATCATGACCAATGCCGACCCATTGCTGGGTGTCATGCCAACGCTTGAGAGTGCCGAAGTGTTCTCCATGGATGCGATGCGCAAGCTTTCCGACATGCTGATGCAAGGCTCCCTGGCCAACCGTGTCATTGCGCTTCGAATTGGTGGTAATGACCTGCTGCATTGCATGTCGATTCGCAGGCCTCGTGGCCTAACAATCTATGACACGCCCCTTGGTGCGCTGATCTCCCAACTGAGCGGCCTGTTTCGACCGCAGGGCTTTTACCTTACGGCACCGGTATTTGAGCACTTCGGCGACATCGAAGGACTCAAGCAGGAGCTTGCCCGAGACAAGGCACACGGTCTGGTTGGAAAAACAGCCATTCATCCAAGTCAAATTGCCGTAATTGAACAGGCCCTGATGCCAACCGAAATGGATATCGAGGAAGCCACTGCGATTCTGGCTGAAGATGCGCAAGCTGTTTTCAAAATGAACGACAGCATGTGTGAAGTAGCTACTCACCACAAGTGGGCGGTTCGAGTG